Below is a window of Allomuricauda ruestringensis DSM 13258 DNA.
TTTTTTTGGTCAATGAACCGATTTTGTTCAAGTCAATATCACCGGTAAGTGATAAAATTACAGTCTCGAACTTTCTGCCATCGGCCTCAACGTTCTTCATACCTGTCACGAACATGAGCAGTTCGCTCACATGATCCGCATCCTTGCCCTCTTTAATATAGAACTTGACATTGGCGTCTTTGTCCTTTACCCTCATCAACTCTTCCATTTTGGAAGATTTTAGGTAACTATCCACGGAAGATTTCATATCATCTCCAATTTTCTTGTTTTCAGTTGTGAAAACCTTTAGGCTTTTTAAGCTACTGGCAATATCCATAAAGTCTTGTGCTTCTGGATCATCTACCTCTACATCAATCTTTGCCAATAGATTGAACATGCTTTTGTTCACCACTACGGATGTTACATCGTCCAGATCCTCAAATTTGTCAAAAAGGGATTGTGAAAATCCGGCCAAAGGCACTAATGCCATTACTACGATTAAAATATACTTTTTCATCTTTTCGTTTTTTAATTGTTGTTGTAAATTTTCTCTTTTGCTTCTTCGAACTCTTTTAGATAGGCCACCTTTTCTGTTCCTCGGCC
It encodes the following:
- a CDS encoding DUF4252 domain-containing protein — translated: MKKYILIVVMALVPLAGFSQSLFDKFEDLDDVTSVVVNKSMFNLLAKIDVEVDDPEAQDFMDIASSLKSLKVFTTENKKIGDDMKSSVDSYLKSSKMEELMRVKDKDANVKFYIKEGKDADHVSELLMFVTGMKNVEADGRKFETVILSLTGDIDLNKIGSLTKKMNLPEELNEASKKN